CTTTAAAAATATAATTCATTATATGTAATAGAAAGCTTATACTACGTTGATTTGAATCAGATTTTTACCTTACATGTTACGTTATTTTTACACTGTAGTATATGTGCACTTTTACTTCAGTCAAATATCTATAAATAttgcaacattgattttaatagaCAAAACAATATTCAAAGATGTATTTATTAGAAAGAAACGtctcattatttgtattttctgaTGTATTTTCTGATGTATTTTCTGATGTGTTGTCTGTATTTTCTGATGTATTTTCTGATGTATTTTCTGATGTATTGTCTGTATTTTCTGATGTGTTGTCTGTATTTTCTGATGTATTTTCTGATGTATTTTCTGATGTATTGTCTGTATTTTCTGATGTATTTTCTGATGTATTTTCTGATGTATTTTCTGATGTGTTGTCTGTATTTTCTGATGTATTTTCTGATGTGTTGTCTGTATTTTCTGATGTATTTTCTGATGTATTTTCTGATGTGTTGTCTGTATTTTCTGATGTGTTGTCTGTATTTTCTGATGTATTTTCTGATGTATTTTCTGATGTGTTGTCTGTATTTTCTGATGTATTTTCTGATGTATTGTCTGATGTGTTGTCTATATTTTCTGATGTATTTTCTGATATATTTTCTGATGTATTGTCTGATGTGTTGTCTATATTTTCTGATGTATTTTCTGATGTATTTTCTGATGTATTTTCTGATGTATTTTCTGATGTGTTGTCTGTATTTTCTGATGTATTTTCTGATGTATTGTCTGTATTTTCTGATGTATTTTCTGATGTGTTGTCTGTATTTTCTGATGTATTTTCTGATGTATTGTCTGTATTTTCTGATGTATTTTCTGATGTGTTGTCTGTATTTTCTGATTTCAATTATCTTAAGAAATcctgaataaaatatatatatactgtatgcagGGCTGTACAGATGTATCAACGTGTGAACAAACTGTAAACATCAAAAGAACAACATACCATAAAATGTCAAAAAGAAGAACAAATGTTTAATTTTTTATTAATCCTATATACAGACATTTACAGCAATTTTTACTAAAATGATTAAAAATAGTTATGGTAACTTCCTGTTTTAAGGACAGTGTAACAGAGATGATGTAAAGTATTAGATGACTCTGTCCAGTTGTAGTTTCCAGTAAATGATACACAGAAGATACATGTACTGTgaagaagaagcagaagaagCAGAAGAAGCAGGGTCGTCAAAGTGAAACACAACAGTCATTTCTCCTGCATTTACTAAACactgtttctttatttttacagtgGTCTTTCCGCATGAGATGATGCTGTATATTATTCACCCTGCAGATAAACATGAGGAGGAGATCTGAGGGTCGGCTTTTATTCATTGAGTGAGTAACCTCTCTTAAGCGCACTTaaacccttttttgttttttaatacaCAAACTCTACAGCTCTGTACAAACAAATCAGAAAATGCTGAAAACAATAATTGTATTTATCGTCTAATCAAACACATTTGTGGTTGAAAAGCTTTGTGCATCATCAGAGTGTTTTACTTTGCAAAAAACACTTCATTCTTGAGAACTTAATTTTTTCAGACCTTCAATTGAGGAGTACCAAGTTGTAGTAAATGAGAAAATCTATTTGTGGTCACTGACCAAAGTAAGTTGAGGGATAagattagcctagcttagcataaacaCTGGAAATGAAGGGAAACAGATATAGATAGAAACAGTCCTGGTGTCAGGACTCTGCATCAAGTCTAGCTCCTGGTGTAGGATTATGGCCACATGTGAATCTCCTTGAGATTTGACCTAAAGTTAATTCTGTCTTTACAGTATTCtgatttttcttttaaaaaacatgttttttttcctcCAAATTTAGAATCTTCTTCCTCAaaaatcagattttttttcaaatgtaataatTTCTTTCTAAAATATCTGACTTTCTTTtccaaattctgacttttttttcagaatCCGGACCAGCTGAATTCTGGCTTAAATCTCAGAACTATTTTTTATTTGGtcagtattttatttttattttggattTCCAGGAAAAACGTTGATTTAGACTTTTTTCTGACTTCTGAGTTTTCTATTTGTATTCTTGACTTTTTtgttcaaaattctgacttttttcagaaaattctaaatatattttcaaaattctgactttttcttttctgatttcGGACCAACATTTTTAAATCACAAAATTCTGCTTAAATCtacaaaaaataaacaaaaaaaaattctaTTTGGTCAgtactttattttgtattctcaGGAAAAACGTTGATTTTGACTTTTATTTTCTGACTTCTGAGTTTTCTCTTTGTATTCTTGAATCTTAGAATCCTGACCTAAATCTCAGATGATTTAACCTTAAAGGTACTACTGCAGTGTATATAATCCTAAAAATGAATTTAAACTGTGTCTGAAGttaattttgaaaaaaaatcactATGCCTAAAACGAGTCTGACACACCATCCAAAACTGACACTAGAGGGCCTCAGAATGTGACGAATAGACCCAAAACAAGTATTTCACGAGATGGGAGTGAGAATAAATTGTCATAAGCATTCATCACAAACATCATAAACCCCCATTTGTCTAAAAACCCTCCAAACGAATGACATAAATCTGTTTCCTCTTAATGATTTCACCATAGTTATTTTCACTgacttgtatttacttgcagtCATATTTTCAGAGCAGGTTATGCTCTCACTATTCGAGCCAGATCTCAGGCCAGACTACCTGCAGATGTGTTGGCAGCTGTTTCCTGAGAGTTATTTATTAATTAACTCATATTACATGTATTAATTAACTCATATTACTCTGCAGTCAGTCAACACAGGCATGGTGAGGTGATGTCTCCTCTTCCtcgtcatcctcctcctcctcctcctcctcctcctcctcctcacagccTCAGAGTCAGGATCCCAATCAGAAATGCTAACAGGAGTGAAGGTGAGGACACTGAATCAGAACCGGAAGTCATATCTCTCCTGTGTTTGTAATTATCTTGCGTTACGTCCCTCTCCGCCTTTTCCTCCCTTTGctccacctcctcttcctcctcctcctcttcctctggtgTTGTTGAGGGGGTTCCTGGAGGAGGGGTAGTGCCCGGGGCGGGTGTTGGTTGGGCTTTCTCAGAGTCCCAATCAGAGGTAGTGGTAATACTGGGAGTACTGGTGGTGTCAGGCAGCTCATCGGGGGCAGATGTCACcggagaagcagcagcagcctcctcctcctcctcctcctcctcctcctcctcctcctcctcctcctcctcctcatcttcctcgtCTTCCTCGTCAGGTTGGTCGTAGGGGGCAGTTGTTGCTAAGGAAGCAGCGGCAACGTCCAGCTCGTCTTCAGGCAGGAGGAAGGGTTCAGATGTAGCTTGGGAAAGAAAAACTGTCCCAccttcatcttcatcatcttcatcatcatcgtcatcatcttcatcatcttcatcatcttcatcatcatcttcatcttcatcatcaaccccatcctcctcctcctcctcctcttcctcctcgtaTTCCTCTGAGTCAGCAACTATAAAACAAACAACAGAAGAACATAATGTTTCATTCTCAAATCTTATCCAAACACTACACTTTTTTCagttactcaaatacaaatattattattgtgtagTGAATATAAAAAGAGATAATGATAAATGGCTGTTTACAAGAATTTGCCATTgttctttattttgtattattgatgtttgaattattattattattattattatgaatgcTGTCATGGTACACGTGCATTTAAATCTAGATTATTTTtggaattatataaataaatgttgtcCTTTCGTAGCTCGAATGTGCGACAAAAAAccatgacattttcttttttttataaaaaggaaATCAAACATTGAATTCTGAACGCTGGAGGCCAAGAAGCATGTGACGAAGGACCCACTGCAGAGTTAAACTCATCTAATAAAGGACTAATATGTGCCTAATAATTTACTGAGTTGAAACTCAATCCTGCTGCATTCATTAGGACAGAAGTGAacctacattttaataattagatTCTGCCCACAGTCTGTGTTTGTGCTCCTGAGGCATCTCTTACCACAGAGGTTGTTTTCACATTTCTGGAGGTTTTCAGGACACCTGGAGCACCATTCACCCTCAACGTACGGCCGTTCTTCCTCAAAGTTCCCTCTGAGGACACATTTAAATCACAATATCACACACAGAAATTATGACTTTAAATACCTAATAAGAGAAAGCAACTGAtggaaaaaacataaaataataacacGTTAAAGTACTCAAATAAATACTTTAAagtatattattaatataataacaatTATTATCGGAGTGTCTATTTGCACCCGGGTAAAAGTCAATGAAAAGTAAAGATGTATTTGGTAAAAATTAGTAAactaaaatagaaaataaatattGATATTAAATAACTTTGAATATAATTCTTAAATCAATTTGCTCACATTGACACCAAAAGTTTTAGTAAAtagaaatagaaaatatcatCATTAAATATGTACACACAAACACTGTGAAAAAAACATGACTGTCCACAAGGGAGAGCTCTCGTTCCAACAAAACTAACACTTTGAGATCATGGTGCAGCAGTGTCGTATCAGTGACATGCTGTGTATACTATAGTAGTAGTATcagaagtagtagtagttgttgtagttgtagttgtagtagtaaTAATATAAGTCATGGTCGTAGTTGTGAGGGGTAGGAGTAGCAGTAACAGTAGAAGTTGTTTGTTGTATTACTAtaaatagtagtagtagtattgaCGGTGGGTAGTAGTTGTTGTAGTAGTTGTTTTTGTAATatgagtagtagtagtatagttctatttcgtatgaggcttcgccctctaaggctatcgctattgggtaatcccactgcacgtgtgcagcactgacagacttaatccacgcccacctatgggccccacctacggactcacttccgtataaataggaagtagtccctacaatctgctcccacttttcttcagcactccgttacagaagcactgtacaggcacaagctcttttcagagctgtttactagaaagcaaacatttccccctggccccatcctccctctcctccggacgggggagagagGGCGGGGCTCGGTGTTAGCCGACATATGAAttacgaccggctgtggctggctcgctccagggaggaagcggctttacacaGACGATACAGGTGAGTCCTGCCGGGGATTGGAGCACGCAAACGCGGCTCTCACTCCCCAGGTGTCGTGCACTCATTGTGTCCGTCTCCCTCTGGCCCACAGACAGCGGAGAGCGAACGCTCTCGCGGCTGCGGCCGGGGATGATTGGCCAAGCCCTTGATTATTGGATCCGAGTGgcgggcagcagtcaggcgacTCCTTCACCTCCATTCACGGATCACCATGTGGTTTCCCCGGctccatcctccctctcctccggacgggggagacagggcggggACTATCCGCCATCTCGGCTCTGCCGTATAGGCGGTATTCTCCAGGAACTCCCGGAGATCATCGGAAAGGCAGCCGCCTAATgagatctccccgttcccctggttcaggagagctctcctccggatGACATAAGCGGTTGCCTCATAGCCTGTCGGTTATTAGGCAACAGGGCTCGCGGCACAAAActgctgtctttaaaacctggcGGTTGATTAGACAGCACGGACTTGTTTCCTATGTCACAGATATGCCTCCACACACCGTTCATTCCTCaagcgggtttgagcgtgaacgtgcctcaatgtccggtttatgagccttctcctaaacggcgacatgatgagagccgctgtgcaatacaacgtgtggaggtgcaagagccggctgtaacctgttaggcagcagggctcgtggcgcaagccagctgtatttaaccaggcggttattagacagcagagcttgacgtttaaacctgatgctcctaacttgtcggttagcaggcagcacggtttttttcctctgtcccagatgtgcctactacacacggtcgtaatgagcccagggctgttattacgcactgtgtgaatagcactgcacacacccccgctcattcctcagcaggtttgagcgtgaacttactattcaatccgtctacctttaaactttttgggtttaggcagcacggatttttcctctgtctcagacgtacctcctacccacggtcgtaataagcccacggagggccattattacgcctcgtgtggacagcactgcacacacctccgctcatcccttagtggGGTTGAGTGTGAATGCGCAGTTTACGAGtcttctcctaaacggcgacatattgagagcctgtgtgaaatgcagcgtgtggagggctctggcgtggtttgccactaaccacagcacatccagagaatgtacacccggcgctatcagagtactggatggtactcagggtggcggcgcgtgtgtctgatggacagatggatgagcaggcggaGGGGCAGAGAGTAGtctctgcagttcgcctctcccccccgcAATACGGGATACAGGGAACCCTGTCATCCCGGGAACAGTGTCTCGCGCTCCGTGCAGAGCGGCAGGAACTCTTGTTAAAAGAAAGCttttttccagggttcctcatggggaagaaaatcagggttttttactcccggtattttctggtcccgaaggagacggggtggggggaatgagacccatcctcgatctgtcagtgtccaacaatggaatggccttttcccatgctgacgatcaaacaggtgctggagtgtgttcaccagggaggtgcacatccatagtcctgaaggatgaagtcctccacgtaaccatcatcccgaaacacagcaatttcctgcgtttctcattcctggctccacacactttttcaaagtgggtggagccggtgggagcagctactcagaatggggatgagagtgttattttacctggacgaccggctgtggctggctcgctccagggagggaggaagcggcttacaGACGATACAGTTCGTATTTCATCTgtcaaacctgggtttcattatcaactggaagaagagctgtcctcgtccctcccaggttatctttttaactgggagtggaattgaactcagcccgcatgagagcgcgactctcacagcggagaggggggaaagtgacagctctcctccggcgcgTTACACCCCGCGGGGCAGAAAAAACGTTTTCTACGGGGAAAACAGAGACTCAGACATGTGTCACGCGCTTTGGCGCCTCAATGGGTTTTGGCTTTAGTGTTACgcgcactgagtaaagctccatttgaaactttagatcaggtccccctgaagttcttgtcagccaaagtagctctgctcttggctctgacatcagctaaagggtgagtgatgtgtctgctctctctgtggctccggcatgtctccagatccaaggagatggcagctcagctgttTTGCGCCCGAACGcggcttttatgccaaaggttatcacaagctcttttagatcgagagtgatacctttggatggcttctttcctccacatcagaggaggaagccacatctcatctcctccgtcccgtgcgcgcgctgtcatgctatattgcacgcacgccatctcctctggggtggatccCCCGGAGAACTTcaaagcgcacggcaccagaggaatttcctcctttacggcgttgcacggaggaatgacagtggaagacatttgcactgctgcatcttggtcttcaccctgttcttttattcgtGTTTATTTTGAGGgttgtctcccattcctctctgacacactcagTACTGAGTGTCCTGTCAGAGTGAGTAATATCGGGGACTCAATTGcatgccctctctcctgcctgtcggcacttAGAGAGCTGCCCTTTTCCCCCTCTTTGATCGTTTTAACAAGTGGGACTTTGGTCTCTACTTTTTACAGGTAGCCTATTTAGCCTACCTTCTTTCCCGTATGgagaatattcattttttaaatgctatattccctgggaatgtgatgctccatttacgcatggcggaatggacatgggttattaattgagtaggtgtgtttctgtgcttctggtaacggacggaccagtggggcgtggactacatcctgcttcgcccttaacccaatagcgatagccttagagggcgaagccttatacgaaataggACTGGGgctacgtactgtaacccagcttctatgagtataggcgcagccctctaaggttcgagCCCCACTGactccgcgaatagctgaagaaaagctgtttgtgtgggacAGGCCCGGCCCCAGGATGAAATGACTGAGGGGCCTGTTAAAAAATCCGAGGGGgcgatttttttttctcacaacAATGAAAAATACTGGCAATTTAATGAATTGACACACCAAGCTTTTTTCCTTCTCACTGCTCTACAATCTCTttgcttttttatttgtattccggATTTACCCCTCTCATTCTGTTAttttcctctgatctttaataACAGATAGTACATTATTAGATGGCTGCACTTTGGTTAACAGACTAACATTTCCTCCATTTATAAATTGGCTCTTTAATTATACCATAACCTTTTCTCCTCTACCCCTTTACCCGTCTTCCTATACAGatgttacttacttacttactatcTATCTAGAAAAATGTATctggttgattttttatttcCAGGATTGAATGTTCAGACCAAGGCCTAAAACCGGGCATTTCATAAGAAAGTGACTAATATATAAACCAAATGTAACATTGGATAAAACACTACACCAAATGGACGGACACAGATTaaaagtaaagtcccctggtttgtctctagagtcaaactgccatgagaaaaatcaaatcaatgttCCACAATCCGCCACTAGATGTCGCTCATTTGACCAATACGGTTTATATAATACAGATTACCACAACAGAGCTGTGCAAATGAATTTCCCTCTGGGGACAATACATCTAAACTAATGTAATATTCAATCCCATACTTGGCGATTGAGAACATACATTTGTAACTTACGTACCTTACGTTTAAAGTACTTTTGTTTTAATACTAGGGATTTAGTTGACACTACTAGCCGAGTTTCTTTTGTCCAATATCTCGCGGGCAGGTACATTGAATTAGAAGAATAAGTAGTAGAAGAAGTAGAGgtagaagaagaagtagtagaagaagaaatacgctaacgcgaagtccccggccggaagtccccggagttggggactggcttcagtagaagctgctgggactcccagctaatgccagcaaatacaatgatggcttcacaaaacttttcagagttttacggggcgtggtttgcaattcacccagccaatcagaaattggaactttttctccccaggaaagtaccacctctctagcagggacagaaaagggggtaaaagttctatttttggtgtgaacgcaaaatcccaggaactatcggaactaaacgggaaaagtactaggtgtgaaagcgcctatagtatatatattttttctttgtggggggtctgcccccaaaaaacagttttaagtcctgagaaagtcaaataagacaaaACTACACTttccagccaaaaaaaagtaaccaatttgatttaactaggccagtaggtaaggactttccactggataataactgcagcgatgtatgttttagctgaatacacgttttttaaccctaactgatgcagtcagtcactttctgatgtaaagtcaaggttgtaactgtttgcagtaaagtcgtggggcgctgaactgttcttttgattcttttgattcttttgatttatgatagtaattacttgtctttcaaatttgaaggagggtgagcaagcatcttgaggaacattcatcattaactcctccaaaacatatagtttatttaataataacactgaatatgtgaatcataaaagtgattgacagctgataggaataatatgattgttaatattatcatattaattcagacaaacatcgatgagacagcTAGTTAATGTACTTGTTGCTGCAGTCTGCATATACTTGGTACccctggtctaagagtgaaacaaactcattcagttattgttcatttaaaatccattaaattatgtctgccaccttatatatttatatttaaggatttactgatgtgccacaataatgtcacctaatgttatcgagttaaaatatcaaaattgtggctttccaagttaagattgattgatatgactgcgattaaatcagcatatacttctgccaggggatgccacccctcaaaatctcctgccaccctcttgccaccccatgaatatttttctagatccgcccctgagtAGTAGGTAGTTGGTGTAGTatgagtagtagtagtagtagtagtagtagtagtagtagtagtagtagttgttttagtagtagtagtaggtagtagtagtagtagtagtagtagtagtagtaggtaGTTGTAGTATgagtagtagaagtagtagtagtagtagtagtagtagtagtagtagtagtagtagtagtagtagtagtagtaggtagtagtagtagtagtagtagtagtagtagtagtagtagtagtaggtaGTTGTAGTATgagtagtagaagtagtagtaCTGACGGTGGGTAGTAGTTGCAGACGAGGTATGAGACTCTCTCCCAGTCCAGACCCTCCATGTTGTTACAGAAATGGAAAGCACAGCCGaccctgtgtgtgtctgcccacaccatctgtaacacacacacacacacacacacacacacacacacacacacacacacacacacacacacacacacacacacacacacacacacacacacacacacacacacacacacacacacacacacacacacacacacaccaagttcAGGCCAAGTGTAGAGATACAAGCGAGTGCATAaatgtgtatatttatatatgaccTGTGTATAGTGTCCACACAGCTTGTCTTCAGTACAGCTGTTGTTTTGGAAGTCATGGTCCAGATGTTCTACAGGAATCAATTACATTTCAATACATTATAAATAATTAatataaatacaacatttatttaaGTACGGTACAAATCCCCTCTGCATTCATAACTGAAGTGACCTTACGTAATTAAAGTATTTTAATTAGAAGTACTTCTGATGCAGAAAGGTCCCATAACAGAATAGTTATTATAAAATATTCACATATTTGtacatatattatattatttaatcATTTTTACTGATGCATCAACTAACCTATACTTTAAGCAATATTTAACAAAGGCTCTGTTTGAAGTTCAATATCAGCTAAATAAACTTTATCCATCATGAAATTCAGTGTTTTGTTCCTGTTGTTTTGTTTGAGTCCGCCTGTAAGTCCAAAATGCACTCTTCTTTTTGCTCTGATTTTGGTCTCCACCGACTCCACTGAAATATCTGTTTCTCTTCAGCCACTAAATGTTCCTCTCTCTTTATCATTAATAGCCGACTGTGTCTCTCTGATATTTGTTGATGGAGAAGTTTGGATACTGAAggaaattattcaaaatgtggcCTTTCCAAGATGGAGTTTAGTCGACTGCACTTACCCAGAAACCATTTCTCCAGAGCCTCTCGGATGTCCAGCGGTCCGGTGCCGGCGaacagattttctccggtttcCATCAGATCTGGGTTGTGGTTCCAGATGCATTTAGCAGCGTAACCCTCAGCGATCACCTTCAGGTTCGCGTCCCATTTCTGCACACAACCAAAAGAAggtaaaggtcccctattatactgtttttcatcaatatattacaggtctcagatatatacagaacatgtctctgattggctgaaacaccaaacagatcattgcagcattacccataatcccctctgtttcagccctgtttccaaagtgctggtTCTCTgtaataaggagcccctccccacgctcctctgagagagatttggttaaaaagaactcaatggtgctctaggaggagattcaggtgataagggggggggggggggttaccttggttgctgattggccaaaaacatcgttatgacatcacaaagtggccaaaatctgatcagctcattccacagaggggacacatgttgatgtagaagagacatgaagaagaggggacacatgttgatgtagaagagacatgaagaagaggggacacatgttgatgtagaagagacatgaagaagaggggacacatggtgatgtagaagagacatgaagaagtggggagtttgtatctttcagtgttgaggtgggcactgttagattctgtgtctccttgcgatcataaacgatgtgttggatgtgcacctaggataagtaataagggagctatgaatgattatcggtgcagtaataggttagcatttttcgctcaggggtcatttagatgcttcttatgagacttgtgttttgttttggtaaaaagggtttgtatcgtcagttagctgagattattcccgttaatctggtaacacattaataggttcttaaatattaagatcccctgagacacagtgtcgtaaaaaaaaacgaaaattctctcgcgttataatatcagcgcggccgcggtcagatcaaaatgcctgcgaatgcaatttgaacaaacctacagccaatcagagcaacgaagCGTTGGGCGCATTACTGCATTATGCATTACTGATAGGCCTACGTCACGTTCAGTGAAAAGTCCCCaaactcgcgccgagtaaattgcagcagacagacagcagaacttctagaattaattgtatattttggatggatagatttgttcttaaatgccctcgcattgaggtacaagtcgtacaggtgccagagtcacacgacccacctgaagagtgaatagtgagttttgaatatattttgtaataatggatcatttgaaaaagtgtttgtatgacaatagagacacaggccacctgttgtgtgctgcgtctgtctctctctgtttacctgtgtctgtctgtctgtctgtctgtctgtctgtctgtctgtctgtctgtctgtctgtctgtgtgtctgtctgtctgtctgtgtgtctgtctgtctgtctgtctgtgtgtgtgtctgtctgtctgtctgtctgtctctcgctctctcgctcgctctctctctctctctctctccctctctctctccgtgtcaattctatatgccaacttttcttgtttctgccgctgcgtagcatgttgtaacaacgtggaattagcaggataggctattgtattgtttaactcacacctgttgctctcgatgtaatttagctgataaaaggagactaataaaaactaataaaagcctcacgcgtggcgtttcactgtcaaggggtgcgatatagcgtgtatgtaattacattacaaatactgacttgagccccaccactgtatgggttagcccgaccatagattacccaacacaaatactctggcgccgccactgcacACCACGCCCACTAACACGTACGGATagcatttcgtaagctctttaaatGAATGACTGTGAAAAAAGGGAGTTTAGTGCATTATATTAGACTTGGCTATAATGTAAAAATAGGACATATTAGACCCTCTTCACAGGGTCTTTCTGACATTTCAGCGCAGGAGAGGCACAGGTGTAACTTATAACTTCTAATTATCTGTTTGTTAACAAGCTTTCGTTTAGAAAATTGGTTTCAGCTGTGATTTTGCTGCCATTTCAAGTCCAAACTATTATTTTCAAACAGAGCGGAT
This Pseudochaenichthys georgianus chromosome 7, fPseGeo1.2, whole genome shotgun sequence DNA region includes the following protein-coding sequences:
- the LOC117449157 gene encoding peptidase inhibitor 16-like: MHQGVPTQQGVSTRRTTQEEGSWSSRSRRGSSCRSLCPPSGAPLWAWLLLGALLVPGAWSFLNEEQEELLVELHNHYRGQVSPSASAMMPLKWDANLKVIAEGYAAKCIWNHNPDLMETGENLFAGTGPLDIREALEKWFLEHLDHDFQNNSCTEDKLCGHYTQMVWADTHRVGCAFHFCNNMEGLDWERVSYLVCNYYPPGNFEEERPYVEGEWCSRCPENLQKCENNLCVADSEEYEEEEEEEEEDGVDDEDEDDDEDDEDDEDDDDDDEDDEDEGGTVFLSQATSEPFLLPEDELDEEEEEEAAAASPVTSAPDELPDTTSTPSITTTSDWDSEKAQPTPAPGTTPPPGTPSTTPEEEEEEEEEVEQREEKAERDVTQDNYKHRRDMTSGSDSVSSPSLLLAFLIGILTLRL